From the Phyllopteryx taeniolatus isolate TA_2022b chromosome 20, UOR_Ptae_1.2, whole genome shotgun sequence genome, one window contains:
- the plod2 gene encoding procollagen-lysine,2-oxoglutarate 5-dioxygenase 2 isoform X1, producing MEYLKSCIVFWCWMTCANAVVSTDTPRGPAPIPHEDLLVLTVATEETDGFRRFIQSANYFNYTVKVLGMGEEWKGGDVGRSIGGGQKVRLLKEAVESLADQEDLVVLFVDSYDLIFAGGPEEILRKFQQANHKVLFAAEGLIWPDKRLADKYPSIRSGKRYLNSGGIMGYAPYINRIVSQWNLHDNDDDQLFYTKIFVDPLQRDSLNLTLDHKCQIFQNLNGAIDEVLLKFGTNRVRVRNTAYDSLPVVVHGNGNTKMYLNYLGNYVPNTWNYEHGCSHCDDDVVDMSQLKEYPNVLVGVFIEHPTPFLPEFFERLMTLDYPKDKLKVFIHNNEVYHERHMQMFWEEHRNVFSSLKVVGPEEILSQGEARNMAMDLCRQDATCDFYFSIDSDVMLTNTQTLKLLIEQNRKLIGPLVTRHNKLWSNFWGALSLDGYYARSEDYVDIVQRKRVGVWNIPYMAHIYLVRGDVLRKELKERNYFVLEKLDPDMALCKHTRELTSHREKESPSPESFHMLRPPKGVFMYLTNRHDFGRLISAANYNTSHYNSDLWQIFENPLDWKEKYIDPNYMKIFTENYLEEPCPDVFWFPVFTEKACDELVEEMENHGSWSGGKHEDKRISGGYETVPTDDIHMKQIGFDKEWLHFIREFIAPVTLKVFSGYYTKGYAVMNFVVKYTPGRQSYLRPHHDSSTFTINIALNNKDIDFQGGGCRFHRYNCSIESPRKGWSFMHPGRLTHLHEGLPTTNGTRYIAVSFIDP from the exons ATGGAGTACCTCAAGTCTTGCATTGTGTTTTGGTGCTGGATGACGTGTGCAAACGCGGTCGTGTCCACTGACACACCCCGGGGTCCTGCGCCTATTCCTCATG aagaTTTACTTGTGCTAACAGTGGCAACAGAAGAAACGGATGGCTTCCGCCGCTTCATACAATCTGCAAACTATTTCAACTACACTGTGAAG GTGTTGGGAATGGGGGAAGAATGGAAGGGCGGTGATGTTGGCCGCTCTATCGGCGGCGGACAAAAAGTCAGACTACTGAAAGAGGCCGTGGAAAGTCTAGCTGACCAGGAGGACCTTGTGGTCCTCTTTGTGGATAG CTACGATCTTATCTTCGCCGGAGGACCAGAGGAGATTCTCAGGAAGTTCCAACAAGCGAATCACAAAGTCCTTTTTGCTGCAGAAGGGCTGATATGGCCAGATAAGCGACTGGCCGACAAGTATCCCTCGATCCGCAGTGGCAAGCGGTACCTCAACTCAGGAG GAATAATGGGATATGCCCCATACATAAACCGAATTGTTTCACAGTGGAACCTTCACGACAATGACGACGACCAGCTCTTCTACACTAAAATATTTGTGGATCCACTACAAAGA GACTCTCTCAACTTGACACTAGACCACAAGTGCCAGATTTTCCAGAACCTGAATGGCGCAATTG ACGAAGTGCTTCTCAAATTTGGAACCAACCGCGTGAGAGTTAGAAACACAGCGTACGACTCTCTGCCAGTGGTTGTCCATGGCAACGGGAATACCAAA ATGTACTTGAACTACTTGGGCAACTACGTTCCCAACACGTGGAACTATGAGCACGGCTGCAGCCACTGTGACGATGATGTCGTGGATATGTCTCAGTTGAAA GAGTATCCCAACGTGCTGGTCGGCGTCTTCATCGAGCACCCGACGCCTTTTCTCCCCGAGTTCTTCGAACGTTTGATGACATTGGATTATCCCAAAGATAAACTCAAGGTTTTCATCCACAATAAT GAGGTTTACCATGAGAGGCACATGCAGATGTTTTGGGAGGAACATAGGAATGTGTTCAGCAGCTTGAAGGTCGTTGGACCAGAAGAAATTCTCAGCCAAGGAGAGGCCAGAAACATGGCCAT GGATCTTTGCCGCCAGGATGCCACATGTGACTTCTACTTCAGCATAGACTCAGACGTGATGCTCACCAACACACAGACTCTGAAGCTCCTCATTGAGCAGAACAG GAAACTCATCGGCCCCCTCGTCACTCGCCACAACAAGCTGTGGTCCAACTTCTGGGGAGCGTTGAGTCTGGATGGTTATTACGCCCGCTCGGAAGATTATGTCGATATTGTGCAGAGAAAACGAGT AGGTGTGTGGAACATTCCCTACATGGCGCACATCTACCTGGTCCGGGGCGACGTTTTGAGGAAGGAGTTGAAAGAAAGGAACTACTTTGTTCTTGAGAAACTGGACCCTGATATGGCTTTGTGTAAACACACCAGAGAGCTG ACCAGTCACAGAGAAAAAGAGTCCCCTTCTCCGGAATCATTCCATATGCTCAGGCCCCCAAAG GGAGTCTTCATGTACTTAACAAACCGCCACGACTTTGGAAGGCTCATTTCCGCAGCCAATTATAACACTTCTCATTATAACAGCGACTTGTGGCAGATATTCGAAAACCCCCTG GACTGGAAGGAGAAGTACATTGATCCCAACTACATGAAAATCTTCACTGAAAACTACTTGGAAgag CCTTGTCCAGATGTCTTTTGGTTTCCGGTCTTCACAGAAAAGGCCTGTGACGAACTAGTGGAGGAGATGGAGAACCACGGCTCGTGGTCTGGAGGCAAACATGAG GACAAGCGGATCTCCGGCGGCTACGAGACGGTCCCGACGGACGACATCCACATGAAGCAAATCGGATTCGACAAGGAGTGGCTTCACTTTATCCGAGAGTTCATCGCGCCTGTGACGCTAAAAGTTTTCTCTGGATACTATACAAAG GGTTACGCGGTCATGAACTTCGTAGTCAAATACACTCCCGGGAGGCAATCATACCTGAGGCCCCACCATGACTCCTCCACCTTCACTATCAATATTGCTCTTAATAACAAAGACATAGACTTTCAG GGTGGCGGCTGTCGTTTCCATCGCTACAACTGCTCCATAGAGTCGCCCAGGAAAGGCTGGAGCTTCATGCACCCAGGACGACTGACTCATCTCCACGAAGGACTACCCACCACCAACGGCACACGCTACATCGCCGTGTCCTTCATcgacccctaa
- the si:ch73-206p6.1 gene encoding phospholipid scramblase 2 isoform X1, producing the protein MNMYEVPSPGIPGCPAGLEYLTQVDQLLIKQKVELVEALVGFESNNKYEVRNSLGQNVFYAVEENDCLSRQCCGPMRPFSIHVLDNFGQEIITVTRPLKCMSCFFPCCLQELEVQAPPGNTVGYVVQQWHPFSPKFIVANEHAEPVLKIHGPFCGWSCLPDVDFEILTMDEVSKIGKISKQWTGLLREVFTDSDNFGIQFPMDLDVRMKAVMIGACFLIDFMFFETTN; encoded by the exons ATGAACATGTACGAGGTTCCCAGCCCGGGAATACCAGGCTGTCCGGCTGGATTGGAATACCTAACTCAG gtggacCAGCTGCTCATCAAACAGAAGGTAGAGCTGGTTGAAG CTCTCGTCGGATTCGAGAGCAACAACAAGTACGAGGTGCGCAACTCTCTGGGCCAGAACGTGTTTTATGCCGTCGAGGAGAACGACTGCCTGAGTCGACAGTGCTGCGGTCCCATGCGCCCCTTCTCCATCCACGTGCTTGACAACTTTGGACAGGAGATCATCACAGTCACCCGCCCGCTCAAGTGCATGTCCTGCTTCTTCCCGTGCTGTCTACAAGAG TTGGAGGTGCAGGCCCCCCCAGGCAACACGGTGGGCTACGTAGTGCAACAGTGGCACCCCTTCTCCCCGAAATTCATCGTTGCTAATGAACACGCAGAGCCCGTCCTCAAGATCCACGGGCCCTTCTGCGGATGGAGCTGCCTTCCAGATGTGGACTTCGAG ATCCTGACCATGGATGAGGTCAGCAAGATTGGGAAAATCAGCAAGCAATGGACAGGCCTCCTTCGGGAAGTGTTCACCGATTCCGACAACTTTGGAATCCAGTTTCCGATGGACCTGGACGTGAGGATGAAAGCAGTCATGATCGGGGCATGTTTTCTCATT GATTTCATGTTTTTTGAGACGACTAACTAA
- the si:ch73-206p6.1 gene encoding phospholipid scramblase 2 isoform X2 encodes MNMYEVPSPGIPGCPAGLEYLTQVDQLLIKQKVELVEALVGFESNNKYEVRNSLGQNVFYAVEENDCLSRQCCGPMRPFSIHVLDNFGQEIITVTRPLKCMSCFFPCCLQELEVQAPPGNTVGYVVQQWHPFSPKFIVANEHAEPVLKIHGPFCGWSCLPDVDFEVGQAKHSSSPLKLSKHRSVKGIS; translated from the exons ATGAACATGTACGAGGTTCCCAGCCCGGGAATACCAGGCTGTCCGGCTGGATTGGAATACCTAACTCAG gtggacCAGCTGCTCATCAAACAGAAGGTAGAGCTGGTTGAAG CTCTCGTCGGATTCGAGAGCAACAACAAGTACGAGGTGCGCAACTCTCTGGGCCAGAACGTGTTTTATGCCGTCGAGGAGAACGACTGCCTGAGTCGACAGTGCTGCGGTCCCATGCGCCCCTTCTCCATCCACGTGCTTGACAACTTTGGACAGGAGATCATCACAGTCACCCGCCCGCTCAAGTGCATGTCCTGCTTCTTCCCGTGCTGTCTACAAGAG TTGGAGGTGCAGGCCCCCCCAGGCAACACGGTGGGCTACGTAGTGCAACAGTGGCACCCCTTCTCCCCGAAATTCATCGTTGCTAATGAACACGCAGAGCCCGTCCTCAAGATCCACGGGCCCTTCTGCGGATGGAGCTGCCTTCCAGATGTGGACTTCGAGGTGGGTCAAGCCAAACACAGCAGCAGTCCGTTAAAGTTGTCCAAACACCGTTCCGTCAAGGGCATTTCTTGA
- the plod2 gene encoding procollagen-lysine,2-oxoglutarate 5-dioxygenase 2 isoform X2, translating into MEYLKSCIVFWCWMTCANAVVSTDTPRGPAPIPHEDLLVLTVATEETDGFRRFIQSANYFNYTVKVLGMGEEWKGGDVGRSIGGGQKVRLLKEAVESLADQEDLVVLFVDSYDLIFAGGPEEILRKFQQANHKVLFAAEGLIWPDKRLADKYPSIRSGKRYLNSGGIMGYAPYINRIVSQWNLHDNDDDQLFYTKIFVDPLQRDSLNLTLDHKCQIFQNLNGAIDEVLLKFGTNRVRVRNTAYDSLPVVVHGNGNTKMYLNYLGNYVPNTWNYEHGCSHCDDDVVDMSQLKEYPNVLVGVFIEHPTPFLPEFFERLMTLDYPKDKLKVFIHNNEVYHERHMQMFWEEHRNVFSSLKVVGPEEILSQGEARNMAMDLCRQDATCDFYFSIDSDVMLTNTQTLKLLIEQNRKLIGPLVTRHNKLWSNFWGALSLDGYYARSEDYVDIVQRKRVGVWNIPYMAHIYLVRGDVLRKELKERNYFVLEKLDPDMALCKHTRELGVFMYLTNRHDFGRLISAANYNTSHYNSDLWQIFENPLDWKEKYIDPNYMKIFTENYLEEPCPDVFWFPVFTEKACDELVEEMENHGSWSGGKHEDKRISGGYETVPTDDIHMKQIGFDKEWLHFIREFIAPVTLKVFSGYYTKGYAVMNFVVKYTPGRQSYLRPHHDSSTFTINIALNNKDIDFQGGGCRFHRYNCSIESPRKGWSFMHPGRLTHLHEGLPTTNGTRYIAVSFIDP; encoded by the exons ATGGAGTACCTCAAGTCTTGCATTGTGTTTTGGTGCTGGATGACGTGTGCAAACGCGGTCGTGTCCACTGACACACCCCGGGGTCCTGCGCCTATTCCTCATG aagaTTTACTTGTGCTAACAGTGGCAACAGAAGAAACGGATGGCTTCCGCCGCTTCATACAATCTGCAAACTATTTCAACTACACTGTGAAG GTGTTGGGAATGGGGGAAGAATGGAAGGGCGGTGATGTTGGCCGCTCTATCGGCGGCGGACAAAAAGTCAGACTACTGAAAGAGGCCGTGGAAAGTCTAGCTGACCAGGAGGACCTTGTGGTCCTCTTTGTGGATAG CTACGATCTTATCTTCGCCGGAGGACCAGAGGAGATTCTCAGGAAGTTCCAACAAGCGAATCACAAAGTCCTTTTTGCTGCAGAAGGGCTGATATGGCCAGATAAGCGACTGGCCGACAAGTATCCCTCGATCCGCAGTGGCAAGCGGTACCTCAACTCAGGAG GAATAATGGGATATGCCCCATACATAAACCGAATTGTTTCACAGTGGAACCTTCACGACAATGACGACGACCAGCTCTTCTACACTAAAATATTTGTGGATCCACTACAAAGA GACTCTCTCAACTTGACACTAGACCACAAGTGCCAGATTTTCCAGAACCTGAATGGCGCAATTG ACGAAGTGCTTCTCAAATTTGGAACCAACCGCGTGAGAGTTAGAAACACAGCGTACGACTCTCTGCCAGTGGTTGTCCATGGCAACGGGAATACCAAA ATGTACTTGAACTACTTGGGCAACTACGTTCCCAACACGTGGAACTATGAGCACGGCTGCAGCCACTGTGACGATGATGTCGTGGATATGTCTCAGTTGAAA GAGTATCCCAACGTGCTGGTCGGCGTCTTCATCGAGCACCCGACGCCTTTTCTCCCCGAGTTCTTCGAACGTTTGATGACATTGGATTATCCCAAAGATAAACTCAAGGTTTTCATCCACAATAAT GAGGTTTACCATGAGAGGCACATGCAGATGTTTTGGGAGGAACATAGGAATGTGTTCAGCAGCTTGAAGGTCGTTGGACCAGAAGAAATTCTCAGCCAAGGAGAGGCCAGAAACATGGCCAT GGATCTTTGCCGCCAGGATGCCACATGTGACTTCTACTTCAGCATAGACTCAGACGTGATGCTCACCAACACACAGACTCTGAAGCTCCTCATTGAGCAGAACAG GAAACTCATCGGCCCCCTCGTCACTCGCCACAACAAGCTGTGGTCCAACTTCTGGGGAGCGTTGAGTCTGGATGGTTATTACGCCCGCTCGGAAGATTATGTCGATATTGTGCAGAGAAAACGAGT AGGTGTGTGGAACATTCCCTACATGGCGCACATCTACCTGGTCCGGGGCGACGTTTTGAGGAAGGAGTTGAAAGAAAGGAACTACTTTGTTCTTGAGAAACTGGACCCTGATATGGCTTTGTGTAAACACACCAGAGAGCTG GGAGTCTTCATGTACTTAACAAACCGCCACGACTTTGGAAGGCTCATTTCCGCAGCCAATTATAACACTTCTCATTATAACAGCGACTTGTGGCAGATATTCGAAAACCCCCTG GACTGGAAGGAGAAGTACATTGATCCCAACTACATGAAAATCTTCACTGAAAACTACTTGGAAgag CCTTGTCCAGATGTCTTTTGGTTTCCGGTCTTCACAGAAAAGGCCTGTGACGAACTAGTGGAGGAGATGGAGAACCACGGCTCGTGGTCTGGAGGCAAACATGAG GACAAGCGGATCTCCGGCGGCTACGAGACGGTCCCGACGGACGACATCCACATGAAGCAAATCGGATTCGACAAGGAGTGGCTTCACTTTATCCGAGAGTTCATCGCGCCTGTGACGCTAAAAGTTTTCTCTGGATACTATACAAAG GGTTACGCGGTCATGAACTTCGTAGTCAAATACACTCCCGGGAGGCAATCATACCTGAGGCCCCACCATGACTCCTCCACCTTCACTATCAATATTGCTCTTAATAACAAAGACATAGACTTTCAG GGTGGCGGCTGTCGTTTCCATCGCTACAACTGCTCCATAGAGTCGCCCAGGAAAGGCTGGAGCTTCATGCACCCAGGACGACTGACTCATCTCCACGAAGGACTACCCACCACCAACGGCACACGCTACATCGCCGTGTCCTTCATcgacccctaa